From the genome of Gracilibacillus salitolerans, one region includes:
- the deoC gene encoding deoxyribose-phosphate aldolase: protein MTLANKIDHTALKPDTTNEQIETLCNEAKEYGFFSVCVNPTWVSYAKELLKGTDVAVCTVIGFPLGATTSAVKAFEAKYTIEKGATEVDMVINIAALKDGKHEVVQKDIEAVVQAASGKALVKVIIETCLLTDEEKETACQLAVVAGADYVKTSTGFSTGGATVEDIALMRKTVGSNIGVKASGGVRDLETTQAMIDAGASRIGASASVAIVKGEESNSDY, encoded by the coding sequence ATGACCTTAGCAAATAAAATTGATCATACTGCATTAAAACCAGACACAACAAATGAACAAATCGAGACTTTGTGTAATGAAGCGAAAGAATACGGTTTTTTCTCCGTTTGTGTCAATCCGACTTGGGTTAGTTATGCGAAAGAATTATTAAAAGGAACCGATGTAGCAGTTTGTACTGTGATTGGTTTCCCATTAGGTGCTACGACCTCTGCTGTAAAAGCCTTTGAAGCCAAATACACCATCGAGAAAGGTGCAACAGAAGTTGACATGGTAATTAATATCGCTGCTTTAAAAGATGGAAAACATGAGGTAGTACAAAAAGATATCGAAGCAGTTGTACAAGCTGCATCTGGAAAAGCATTAGTAAAAGTGATTATTGAAACATGCTTACTAACAGATGAAGAAAAAGAAACAGCTTGTCAATTAGCAGTTGTAGCAGGTGCTGATTATGTCAAAACATCAACAGGTTTCTCCACAGGAGGAGCTACAGTAGAAGATATCGCATTAATGCGTAAAACTGTCGGATCAAATATCGGTGTCAAAGCTTCAGGTGGTGTCCGCGACTTAGAGACTACACAAGCAATGATTGATGCCGGGGCATCCAGAATCGGTGCAAGCGCAAGTGTTGCTATTGTAAAAGGCGAAGAAAGTAATAGTGATTATTAA
- a CDS encoding GntR family transcriptional regulator: protein MAFDYQSPRYVHVIEEIKTKINDGELEPGERLPSEMEFAKQLNVSRNTLREALRILEEENIIIRKHGIGTFVNKKPAFSGGIEELFSITDFIKREGKEPGTNLLFQGIVDAVSEDKQELNLQEDDRVYLVKRVRTADEEPLVYCIDKVPVSLIGEDYHFEEESMLYSFQEKKGITISYAKADIKTIGYHEEISNILASEPDQPLLILKQIHYDTDDQPILYSLNFFRADQVSFSVIRKRIF from the coding sequence ATGGCCTTTGATTATCAATCGCCACGTTATGTTCACGTGATTGAAGAAATTAAAACGAAAATAAATGATGGAGAATTAGAGCCAGGCGAACGATTACCATCAGAGATGGAGTTTGCTAAACAGTTAAATGTCTCACGGAATACGTTAAGAGAAGCACTTCGAATATTAGAAGAAGAAAATATTATTATTCGTAAACATGGAATTGGAACTTTTGTTAATAAAAAACCGGCATTTTCTGGAGGAATTGAAGAATTATTCAGTATTACTGACTTTATAAAAAGAGAAGGTAAGGAGCCTGGGACAAATTTACTATTTCAAGGTATAGTAGATGCTGTCAGTGAAGATAAGCAAGAACTAAACTTACAAGAGGATGACCGAGTTTACTTAGTAAAGCGTGTAAGGACAGCTGATGAGGAGCCATTGGTTTATTGTATTGACAAGGTCCCGGTTTCCTTAATAGGAGAGGACTACCACTTTGAAGAAGAATCGATGTTATATTCTTTTCAAGAGAAAAAGGGGATTACAATCAGCTATGCAAAGGCTGATATCAAAACAATCGGTTATCATGAAGAAATATCTAATATATTAGCTTCTGAACCAGATCAGCCCTTATTAATTTTAAAACAGATTCATTATGATACAGATGATCAACCAATCTTATATTCTTTAAACTTTTTCCGAGCTGATCAAGTAAGCTTCAGTGTCATTCGAAAACGAATATTTTAA
- a CDS encoding purine-nucleoside phosphorylase: MNQLADATTYLKDKIKTQPKIGLILGSGLGMLADEIENPTKIKYEDIPGFPVSTVEGHAGQLVIGKLQGIDVIAMQGRFHYYEGYGLDAVTFPVRVMKELGIDKLLVTNAAGGVNRSLEPGNLMLITDHINNTGQNPLIGENVSEHGVRFPDMSTAYDRKLQQVAKQAAEKLNITLKEGVYVWNTGPSYETPAEIRMLDTIGGDAVGMSTVPEVTVARHAGIKCVGVSCISNMAAGILDQPLTHDEVIETTEKVRESFLQFVKQLIQDIG; this comes from the coding sequence ATGAACCAGTTAGCAGATGCAACTACTTATCTAAAAGACAAAATTAAAACCCAACCTAAAATCGGTTTGATTTTGGGATCAGGCTTAGGCATGCTTGCAGATGAAATAGAAAATCCAACTAAAATTAAATATGAAGACATTCCTGGGTTCCCGGTATCAACTGTAGAAGGCCATGCAGGGCAATTGGTGATCGGAAAACTGCAAGGTATCGATGTTATTGCGATGCAGGGCCGTTTTCACTACTATGAAGGTTATGGCTTAGATGCAGTAACATTTCCTGTCCGTGTAATGAAAGAATTAGGCATTGATAAGTTATTAGTAACCAATGCTGCAGGAGGTGTTAATCGCTCTTTAGAACCAGGTAATTTAATGTTAATTACGGATCATATTAACAATACCGGACAAAATCCGCTAATTGGAGAAAACGTCAGTGAGCACGGAGTTCGATTCCCTGATATGTCGACTGCTTATGATCGTAAATTACAACAAGTAGCCAAACAAGCAGCTGAAAAACTGAATATTACATTAAAAGAAGGTGTTTATGTTTGGAATACCGGTCCAAGCTATGAGACTCCAGCAGAAATCCGCATGTTAGATACAATCGGTGGAGATGCCGTGGGTATGTCGACTGTACCTGAAGTAACCGTTGCTCGTCATGCCGGCATCAAATGTGTTGGTGTTTCTTGCATCTCGAATATGGCTGCAGGAATCTTAGATCAACCTTTGACACATGATGAAGTTATTGAAACAACGGAAAAAGTTCGAGAATCCTTTTTACAATTTGTTAAACAACTAATACAAGATATTGGTTAA
- a CDS encoding pyrimidine-nucleoside phosphorylase: protein MRMVDLIAKKRDGETLTKNEIDFMIASYTKEEIPDYQMSAMAMTLYFQGMTTEERVDLTMAMVESGDQVDLSDIEGIKVDKHSTGGVGDTTTLILAPLVASVGVPVAKMSGRGLGHTGGTIDKLESIKGFQVELTAEKFNKLVNEQKVAVVGQSGNLTPADKKLYGLRDVTATVNSIPLIASSIMSKKIASGADAIVLDVKTGSGAFMKNLDDAKELAKAMVDIGNGAGRETIAVISDMNQPLGYAVGNALEIKEAMETLRGNGPEDLYELCLTLGSQMVYLAKQASSIEEARQKLEDAIHSGKAIEKFKTFVASQGGDTSVVDEPDKLPQAKYVVDIRATQSGIVNEIIADEIGIAASMLGAGRLTKESEIDLAVGVVLEKKIGDQVSEGETLVKVYSNQEEITEVEEKIIQAYTINPEKTTNNKLIYDIIQ from the coding sequence ATGAGAATGGTCGATTTAATCGCTAAAAAACGAGACGGTGAAACCTTAACAAAAAATGAAATCGATTTTATGATCGCAAGTTATACAAAAGAAGAAATACCTGACTACCAAATGTCAGCTATGGCTATGACACTTTATTTTCAAGGAATGACAACAGAAGAACGTGTTGATCTTACTATGGCGATGGTGGAATCCGGTGATCAGGTTGATTTATCAGATATAGAAGGCATTAAAGTTGATAAACATTCAACAGGCGGAGTAGGGGATACCACTACTCTTATTCTGGCACCACTAGTAGCATCAGTAGGTGTTCCAGTTGCCAAAATGTCAGGAAGAGGTCTTGGCCATACAGGTGGAACAATCGACAAGTTAGAATCAATTAAAGGTTTTCAAGTTGAATTAACAGCAGAGAAATTTAATAAGCTTGTCAATGAACAAAAAGTAGCTGTAGTAGGTCAAAGTGGGAACTTGACACCTGCAGATAAAAAGCTTTATGGATTACGAGATGTTACGGCAACTGTTAATTCCATTCCTTTAATAGCTAGTTCTATTATGAGTAAAAAAATTGCTTCTGGTGCAGATGCTATCGTACTAGATGTTAAAACTGGTTCCGGTGCATTTATGAAAAATCTGGATGATGCGAAAGAACTTGCAAAAGCGATGGTGGATATCGGAAATGGAGCAGGACGTGAAACAATTGCGGTTATTTCGGATATGAATCAACCATTGGGATACGCTGTTGGCAATGCACTTGAAATAAAAGAAGCGATGGAAACCTTAAGAGGAAACGGACCTGAAGATTTATACGAATTATGCTTAACACTAGGAAGTCAAATGGTATATTTAGCGAAACAAGCCAGTTCCATTGAAGAGGCAAGACAAAAATTAGAAGATGCTATTCATTCAGGTAAAGCAATTGAGAAATTCAAAACATTTGTGGCATCACAAGGCGGCGATACGTCTGTTGTAGATGAACCGGATAAATTGCCACAAGCAAAGTATGTAGTGGATATCAGAGCAACACAATCCGGTATAGTCAATGAAATTATAGCGGATGAAATCGGAATTGCTGCTAGTATGCTCGGTGCTGGACGTTTAACTAAAGAATCAGAGATTGACTTAGCTGTCGGTGTCGTATTAGAGAAAAAAATCGGTGATCAAGTATCAGAAGGTGAGACACTGGTTAAAGTATATAGTAATCAGGAAGAAATCACAGAAGTGGAAGAAAAAATCATCCAAGCCTATACGATAAATCCTGAAAAAACAACAAATAATAAGTTAATCTACGATATTATTCAATAA
- a CDS encoding DUF421 domain-containing protein: MEFDWIWKAVLIIVIGTLLLRVAGRKSISQMSLGQTVLMIGIGSLLIQPVSGKNIWVTFGVGAILILTLIALEYFQLKSDKVESFITGKSAILIENGQLVEKNLKKYRLTVDLLEMLLRQQNVAKISDVEWATIEPNGQLGYLLKSDAQPMTKGDFQQVNNQLKQLQTAINALQKNTDNYTQNPKEQDNLFQEVADKQHQTPPPKHLD; this comes from the coding sequence GTGGAATTTGATTGGATTTGGAAAGCTGTTTTAATCATAGTAATTGGAACGCTACTCCTTCGTGTAGCTGGCAGAAAGTCGATATCTCAAATGTCATTAGGACAAACCGTCCTGATGATAGGGATTGGTTCATTACTCATTCAGCCGGTATCTGGTAAGAATATATGGGTAACATTTGGAGTCGGTGCCATTTTGATTCTTACATTGATTGCATTGGAGTACTTTCAACTTAAATCGGATAAAGTTGAAAGTTTCATTACAGGAAAATCAGCTATATTAATTGAAAATGGACAACTAGTTGAAAAAAACCTTAAGAAATACCGTTTAACAGTAGATTTACTGGAAATGTTATTACGTCAACAAAATGTAGCTAAAATTAGTGATGTTGAATGGGCAACAATAGAACCAAATGGGCAGTTAGGTTATTTGTTAAAATCTGATGCTCAACCGATGACAAAAGGTGATTTTCAACAAGTTAATAATCAATTAAAGCAACTTCAAACGGCCATAAATGCTTTGCAAAAGAATACGGATAATTATACGCAAAATCCAAAAGAACAAGATAATCTATTTCAGGAAGTAGCAGATAAGCAACATCAAACTCCTCCTCCCAAACATTTAGATTAA
- a CDS encoding cytidine deaminase produces the protein MMKKQLIEEAKKAREKAYVPYSKFKVGAALLDDKGNIFHGCNIENAAYSMCNCGERTALFHAYATGSKNFEMMAVVADTDRPVSPCGACRQVLAELCDPNMKVILTNLQEDVEETTVKELLPGAFIADDMSNAK, from the coding sequence ATGATGAAAAAACAGTTAATAGAAGAAGCTAAAAAAGCACGCGAAAAAGCATATGTACCGTATTCCAAATTTAAAGTAGGTGCGGCATTATTGGACGATAAAGGCAATATTTTTCACGGTTGTAATATCGAAAATGCAGCTTATTCCATGTGTAATTGTGGCGAAAGAACAGCATTATTTCACGCATATGCAACAGGATCCAAAAACTTCGAAATGATGGCAGTTGTTGCAGATACAGATCGTCCTGTATCACCATGTGGGGCATGCCGTCAGGTTCTGGCAGAGCTATGCGATCCAAATATGAAAGTAATCTTAACCAACCTACAGGAAGATGTGGAGGAAACAACAGTTAAAGAGTTATTACCCGGCGCATTTATTGCCGACGATATGTCCAATGCTAAATAA
- the deoB gene encoding phosphopentomutase: MNSFKRVFLIVLDSVGIGEAPDATQFNDKGADTLGHIAEHMNGLNMPNIGKLGLSNIREINGIEKAEQPTAHYTKMQEASNGKDTMTGHWEIMGLHIEQPFQAFPDGFPDDLVQQLEEKTGRKIIGNKPASGTEIIEELGEEHMRSGNLIVYTSADSVLQIAAHEEIIPIEEQYKICKIARDLTKNETYMVGRVIARPFVGEPGAFERTSNRHDYALKPFGRTVMNDLADTDYDVIALGKISDIYDGEGVTEAIRTKDNADGMEKFIQSMDKDFHGLNFLNLVDFDAKYGHRRDPQGYGEALEAFDQRLPEMLDKLQEDDLLIITADHGNDPVHHGTDHTREYVPLLVRHNHITNGKQLEIRNTFADIGATIADNFGVTLPSNGKSFLKEID, from the coding sequence TTGAACTCATTTAAACGTGTATTTTTAATAGTATTAGATTCTGTAGGGATTGGAGAAGCACCGGATGCAACTCAATTTAATGACAAAGGTGCGGATACATTAGGTCACATTGCAGAGCATATGAACGGTTTAAATATGCCTAATATCGGAAAATTAGGATTGAGTAATATTCGAGAAATAAATGGTATCGAAAAAGCGGAGCAACCGACAGCACATTATACGAAAATGCAAGAGGCATCAAACGGGAAGGATACGATGACAGGGCACTGGGAAATCATGGGTTTGCATATTGAACAGCCTTTTCAAGCCTTCCCTGATGGGTTTCCTGATGATTTAGTTCAACAATTGGAAGAGAAGACAGGACGGAAAATTATCGGTAATAAACCAGCTTCCGGCACTGAAATTATCGAAGAACTTGGCGAAGAACATATGAGATCAGGAAATCTAATTGTTTACACGTCAGCTGACTCTGTTTTACAAATTGCTGCACATGAAGAGATTATTCCGATTGAAGAGCAATACAAAATCTGTAAGATTGCCCGTGATTTAACGAAAAATGAAACATATATGGTCGGTCGAGTAATTGCTCGTCCGTTTGTCGGTGAGCCTGGTGCTTTTGAGCGTACATCTAATCGTCATGATTATGCTTTAAAGCCTTTTGGAAGAACTGTGATGAACGATTTAGCGGATACCGATTACGATGTGATTGCATTAGGGAAAATATCTGATATTTATGATGGGGAAGGTGTAACAGAAGCAATTCGCACGAAGGATAATGCTGATGGCATGGAGAAATTCATCCAATCTATGGATAAAGATTTCCACGGATTGAATTTCCTCAACCTTGTTGATTTTGATGCAAAGTATGGACATCGTCGTGATCCACAGGGATATGGCGAAGCATTGGAAGCATTTGATCAACGTTTACCGGAAATGCTAGATAAATTGCAAGAAGATGATCTTCTCATCATCACAGCGGATCACGGTAATGACCCAGTACATCATGGGACAGATCATACAAGAGAATATGTACCGCTTCTAGTCCGTCATAATCATATTACTAATGGTAAACAATTAGAAATAAGAAATACATTTGCCGATATTGGTGCTACCATTGCAGACAATTTTGGTGTAACATTACCATCAAACGGGAAAAGTTTTCTAAAAGAGATTGATTAA
- a CDS encoding XapX domain-containing protein, with protein sequence MKELLLSLLAGIMIGIAFKFMKLPLPAPPVLAGIVGIFGVYFGGQIADWIKTLF encoded by the coding sequence ATGAAAGAACTTTTACTAAGCTTACTGGCTGGGATCATGATCGGCATCGCATTTAAATTTATGAAATTACCATTACCAGCACCGCCAGTACTTGCAGGAATAGTAGGTATTTTTGGTGTTTATTTCGGAGGACAGATTGCTGATTGGATCAAGACATTGTTCTAA
- the htpG gene encoding molecular chaperone HtpG produces METKQFQAESKRLLEMMVHSIYSQKEIFLRELISNASDAIDKIYYKALTDDSISFNKDDYYIRMETDKNNRTLTVKDTGIGMTKEELEENLGTIAKSGSLAFKNEVEMKDGQEIIGQFGVGFYSSFMVADKVTVYTRSLHSDEGYKWESDGEEGYTIEPYDKQEVGTEIIIHLKENAEEENFDEYLEEYKLKSIIKKYSDFIRYPIKMEVTEQKPKEDNEEELVDVIEDQTINSMVPIWRKNKQELSDEDYESFYQEKHFGFDKPLSHLHISVDGMVRFQSILYIPEQLPFNYYSQDFEKGLELYSNGVLIMDKCADLLPDHFSFIRGIVDSEDLSLNISREILQQDRQVKLIAKNIEKKVKNHLQSMLKNDREKYEKFYNAFGRQIKYGVYSDFGANKDKLKDLLLFYSSSEQKLVALKEYIERMPEDQEHIYYATGESHDRIEKLPQTELVKDKGYEILYFTDEVDEFAIKMLMSYDDKEFKNVSSGDLDLEDEETKKEAEKQKEEYKELLAEMKEMLGNKVKDVKLSTRLKTHPVCLSAEGDVSIEMEKVLKQMPDNQNIEANKVLEINNKHEIFQALVHAHESDKDKVKLYTNILYNQALLIEGLPIEDPVALTNDMCKVMV; encoded by the coding sequence ATGGAAACAAAACAATTTCAGGCTGAGTCGAAGCGATTGCTTGAAATGATGGTACATTCTATCTATTCACAAAAGGAAATCTTTTTACGTGAACTTATTTCCAATGCTAGTGACGCGATCGATAAGATCTACTATAAAGCTTTAACAGATGACAGTATTTCTTTTAACAAAGATGATTATTATATTCGCATGGAAACAGATAAAAATAATCGTACTTTGACTGTTAAAGATACTGGTATTGGGATGACAAAAGAAGAATTAGAAGAAAACCTAGGTACAATTGCCAAAAGTGGTTCTCTCGCTTTCAAAAATGAAGTGGAAATGAAAGACGGTCAGGAAATCATTGGTCAATTCGGGGTTGGATTCTATTCTTCATTTATGGTTGCGGACAAAGTAACTGTTTATACTCGTTCACTTCACAGTGATGAAGGCTACAAATGGGAGTCTGATGGCGAAGAAGGCTATACAATAGAACCGTATGATAAACAAGAAGTTGGAACAGAAATTATTATCCATCTTAAAGAAAATGCAGAAGAAGAAAACTTCGATGAATACCTTGAAGAATATAAATTGAAATCTATCATTAAAAAATATTCTGATTTTATCCGTTATCCTATTAAAATGGAGGTTACCGAACAGAAACCGAAAGAGGATAATGAAGAAGAATTAGTGGACGTCATCGAAGATCAAACTATTAACAGCATGGTGCCAATCTGGCGCAAAAATAAACAAGAACTAAGTGACGAAGATTACGAAAGCTTTTATCAGGAAAAACATTTCGGATTTGATAAGCCATTAAGTCATCTTCACATCAGTGTAGATGGTATGGTTAGATTCCAATCCATTCTTTATATTCCTGAACAATTACCTTTTAACTATTACTCACAAGATTTTGAAAAAGGACTAGAGCTTTATTCCAATGGCGTCCTCATCATGGATAAATGTGCAGATCTTTTGCCAGACCATTTCAGCTTTATCCGTGGAATAGTCGATTCTGAAGATCTTTCACTGAACATTTCCAGAGAAATTTTACAACAAGACCGCCAAGTGAAATTAATCGCGAAAAACATTGAGAAAAAGGTTAAAAATCATTTACAAAGCATGCTGAAAAACGATCGTGAAAAATATGAGAAATTTTATAATGCTTTTGGTCGTCAAATTAAATACGGCGTCTATTCTGACTTCGGTGCCAATAAAGATAAATTAAAAGATTTATTACTTTTCTATTCTTCGAGTGAGCAAAAACTTGTTGCCCTAAAAGAATATATAGAACGCATGCCAGAAGATCAGGAGCATATTTATTATGCTACTGGTGAATCGCATGATCGAATTGAGAAATTACCACAAACAGAATTAGTCAAAGATAAGGGCTATGAAATTCTTTATTTCACAGATGAAGTCGATGAATTTGCCATTAAGATGTTGATGAGCTATGACGACAAGGAATTCAAAAATGTTTCAAGTGGTGACCTTGATTTAGAAGATGAAGAAACGAAAAAAGAAGCTGAGAAGCAAAAAGAGGAATATAAAGAACTATTAGCTGAAATGAAAGAAATGCTTGGCAATAAAGTAAAGGATGTCAAACTTTCTACACGTCTAAAAACTCATCCTGTCTGCTTATCAGCTGAAGGTGATGTTTCGATTGAAATGGAAAAGGTGTTAAAACAAATGCCTGATAATCAAAACATTGAAGCAAACAAAGTCTTAGAAATCAACAATAAGCATGAGATTTTCCAAGCCTTAGTACATGCTCATGAATCGGATAAAGATAAAGTAAAACTATATACCAATATTCTGTATAACCAGGCATTACTTATTGAAGGTTTACCTATCGAAGACCCCGTAGCATTAACAAACGATATGTGTAAAGTAATGGTATAA
- a CDS encoding CPBP family intramembrane glutamic endopeptidase has protein sequence MDETALNKENERNARKENLKFGWGGIIGFFLSYLGFVLVIGFILGIVAIILDGGMEGYYTNLLMQSHYTLILDALGFVIALLLFKKVRNFLKSAFSLKPLKKGKTYLYLLLALISNYIVQFLILNVFKWEEGGSQIDTFGLESLSDHWFNILLFYFTFTLLTPIKEEIMFRGLAHKFLDVKYSFWIGLIVSAVIFGALHPGHFLSAMIMGMIFVGLYRLTKSLVVPIMLHIIWNLYAITGMLAMLEII, from the coding sequence ATGGATGAAACCGCTCTTAACAAAGAAAATGAGAGAAATGCTAGGAAAGAAAATCTTAAATTTGGTTGGGGTGGGATAATCGGCTTTTTCTTATCTTACCTTGGTTTTGTGCTTGTAATAGGTTTTATATTAGGGATTGTGGCAATTATATTAGATGGAGGGATGGAAGGATATTACACAAATCTATTGATGCAAAGTCATTATACGTTAATCCTAGATGCTCTTGGATTTGTGATTGCTCTTTTATTATTTAAGAAGGTGCGAAATTTTCTTAAATCGGCATTCTCATTGAAACCATTAAAAAAGGGGAAAACATATTTATATCTTTTATTAGCATTGATTTCTAATTATATTGTTCAATTTCTGATTCTCAATGTGTTCAAGTGGGAAGAAGGTGGGAGCCAAATTGATACCTTTGGTTTAGAAAGTTTGTCAGACCATTGGTTTAATATTTTATTGTTCTACTTTACCTTTACATTATTAACTCCGATTAAAGAAGAAATTATGTTTAGAGGATTAGCACATAAATTTTTAGATGTTAAATATTCATTTTGGATAGGTCTAATTGTGTCTGCCGTGATTTTTGGCGCATTACATCCAGGACATTTTCTGTCTGCAATGATTATGGGGATGATTTTTGTTGGATTATATCGTCTTACCAAGTCATTAGTAGTGCCAATTATGCTTCATATTATTTGGAATTTGTATGCCATAACGGGAATGTTAGCGATGTTGGAAATTATATAA